A stretch of Carnobacteriaceae bacterium zg-C25 DNA encodes these proteins:
- a CDS encoding proline--tRNA ligase, which produces MTNLQREDFSKWYLQTIQQADLMDYSPVRGCMIFKPDGYELWEHIQKEFDARFKEEGVRNAYFPMLIPESFFTKEKDHIEGFAPELPFVTEAAGEQLEEKLALRPTSETMIGHAFSNWINSYRDLPMEINQWANVFRWEKKTLPFLRTSEFLWQEGHTAHVDEEDARRRTMRMLSVYKEVVEGLLAVPVYDGEKTPSERFAGAVATYSIEAMMKDGKAVQAGTSHYMGTKFAQAFDIKYLDKNNQHVFAHTTSWGVSTRLIGATIMTHGDEKGLVLPPRLAPTQVVLIPVGPWKKNPSIMEKLDEIFAQLKAKGVRVLIDDTDNSPGYKFNEWELKGVPMRIECGPRDLENGQVMTKMRDLEEKVAVPFESLIETVQNELETMQTRLLETARAYRAANEHTHINTLEELKAHIQTKKEAGDIPGWVLIGWDGSEETEKRIKEETGFTTRNIPFAPPVQKETCLVTGKPAKHTVWIARAY; this is translated from the coding sequence ATGACAAATTTACAACGTGAAGATTTTTCAAAATGGTATTTGCAAACCATTCAACAAGCGGATTTAATGGATTATTCGCCAGTTCGTGGGTGTATGATTTTTAAACCCGATGGATACGAATTGTGGGAACACATTCAAAAGGAGTTTGATGCTCGATTCAAAGAAGAAGGTGTGCGTAATGCGTATTTTCCGATGTTAATTCCAGAATCTTTTTTCACAAAAGAAAAAGACCATATTGAAGGATTTGCACCTGAATTACCATTCGTTACAGAAGCCGCAGGTGAACAATTAGAAGAAAAATTGGCATTACGTCCAACGTCTGAAACAATGATAGGGCATGCGTTTAGTAACTGGATTAATTCATATCGTGATTTACCAATGGAAATTAACCAATGGGCAAATGTGTTCCGTTGGGAGAAAAAGACGTTACCATTTTTACGAACATCCGAATTTCTATGGCAAGAAGGGCATACGGCTCATGTAGATGAAGAAGATGCGCGTCGCCGTACAATGCGTATGTTAAGCGTTTATAAAGAGGTTGTTGAAGGATTATTAGCCGTACCTGTTTATGACGGCGAAAAAACACCAAGTGAGCGTTTTGCCGGAGCCGTAGCAACGTATTCTATTGAAGCGATGATGAAAGATGGAAAAGCGGTGCAAGCTGGAACAAGTCACTACATGGGAACCAAATTTGCGCAAGCGTTTGACATCAAATATTTAGATAAAAATAATCAACATGTTTTCGCGCACACAACATCATGGGGTGTATCGACACGCTTAATTGGAGCAACGATTATGACACATGGTGATGAAAAAGGATTAGTATTGCCACCACGTTTAGCACCAACACAAGTAGTGCTCATTCCAGTTGGACCATGGAAAAAAAATCCAAGCATCATGGAAAAATTAGATGAGATTTTTGCGCAACTAAAGGCAAAAGGTGTTCGCGTGCTTATTGACGATACGGACAATTCTCCGGGATATAAATTTAATGAGTGGGAATTAAAAGGTGTACCAATGCGCATTGAATGTGGTCCACGTGATTTAGAAAATGGACAAGTGATGACAAAAATGCGTGATTTAGAAGAAAAAGTTGCCGTACCATTTGAGTCTTTAATTGAAACCGTTCAAAACGAATTAGAAACAATGCAAACCCGTCTATTAGAAACAGCACGTGCCTATAGAGCGGCTAATGAACATACACATATTAATACGTTAGAAGAATTAAAAGCACACATTCAAACGAAAAAAGAAGCTGGCGATATTCCGGGTTGGGTATTGATTGGCTGGGATGGTAGCGAAGAAACCGAAAAACGCATTAAAGAAGAGACAGGTTTCACGACACGTAATATTCCATTTGCGCCACCAGTTCAAAAAGAAACGTGTTTAGTGACGGGTAAACCCGCTAAACATACGGTATGGATTGCACGAGCGTATTAA
- a CDS encoding EndoU domain-containing protein, with protein sequence MKSIKFWVIALMSFMLVACAKPANTAENTTLQPSNAKNTTKTETTTTKQPLVNQKLSSLQHTEHFLKNAIVHIFEGEINRNGQAVGYHYEGLNTSKAKIVENTRSKTDKNGVYRAKITIDGKEKNAFSSFFPNTWPIQQVVDTINEAYDNRQHQSGNIYNGTTKSGITVQMYLTDDNKIISAFPLYNR encoded by the coding sequence ATGAAAAGTATAAAATTTTGGGTAATTGCGCTAATGTCCTTTATGTTAGTGGCATGCGCAAAACCGGCAAATACAGCAGAAAACACCACTTTGCAACCATCAAATGCTAAAAATACGACAAAAACAGAAACTACGACTACTAAACAACCGTTAGTCAATCAAAAGTTGTCGTCTTTACAACATACCGAGCATTTTTTAAAAAATGCGATTGTTCATATTTTTGAAGGCGAAATTAATCGAAACGGACAAGCCGTTGGCTATCATTACGAGGGGTTAAATACATCTAAAGCAAAAATTGTTGAAAACACCCGTTCAAAAACAGACAAAAACGGTGTGTATCGTGCAAAAATTACGATTGACGGAAAAGAGAAAAATGCATTTTCATCATTTTTCCCAAATACGTGGCCTATTCAACAAGTCGTGGATACGATTAACGAAGCGTATGACAATCGTCAACATCAATCGGGAAACATTTATAATGGGACAACGAAAAGTGGTATTACGGTACAAATGTATTTAACAGATGACAACAAAATTATTTCAGCCTTTCCGCTGTACAATCGATAG
- a CDS encoding divergent PAP2 family protein, whose amino-acid sequence MVPVTNFPLLASLLAIAVAQIVKIPIAYLMKSDRASVKLITSTGGMPSSHSAAVSALITALTIQYGIQSPYTAIAITFGVIIMFDAMGVRRQSGEQGIALEKLITELEDKKLVEGLTFKDPDDDEDLDLRHMIINKYLGHKPTEVFAGMLTGLFTAILLDFILLRL is encoded by the coding sequence ATTGTGCCAGTCACAAATTTTCCGCTATTGGCATCTTTACTCGCAATAGCCGTTGCACAAATTGTTAAAATTCCGATTGCCTATTTAATGAAAAGCGACCGTGCGTCAGTGAAATTAATTACGTCTACTGGAGGTATGCCAAGTTCTCACTCGGCTGCCGTGAGTGCACTCATTACCGCACTCACGATTCAATATGGCATCCAATCTCCTTACACTGCTATCGCCATCACATTCGGTGTTATCATTATGTTTGATGCGATGGGTGTACGCCGACAAAGTGGCGAACAAGGCATTGCACTAGAAAAATTAATTACGGAATTAGAAGATAAAAAATTAGTCGAAGGGTTAACTTTTAAAGATCCAGATGATGACGAAGATTTAGACTTACGTCATATGATTATCAATAAATATTTAGGGCATAAACCAACAGAAGTCTTTGCGGGTATGCTAACGGGCTTATTTACCGCCATTTTACTCGACTTTATTTTACTACGCTTATAA
- a CDS encoding glycosyltransferase family 2 protein, with translation MKLSVIIPCFNEQKVIEQTYQVLSNEMKKLPIDAYELIFVNDGSGDKTLESIKSFAQHDARVKYISFSRNFGKESAMLAGLKACRGDVAVIMDADLQHPPMLIKDMLKKYDEGYDQVIATRTRTGDSAPKTFFSKWYYRLVNRLTDVEMKDGAGDFRLLSSRVIQSLVDLPEYNRFSKGLFSWVGYNKYYLPYENVERAAGASKFSLKSLLNYGVQGILSFNDKPLRMCVKLGLFILSLCIVYIVAMVVEFFTKGVSSNGYFTTMTAILLIGGVQLLSIGVLGEYIGKIYYEVKKRPHYIIEESNVDKS, from the coding sequence ATGAAATTATCTGTAATTATACCGTGTTTTAACGAACAAAAAGTTATTGAACAAACGTATCAAGTGTTGTCGAATGAGATGAAAAAACTACCGATTGATGCGTATGAATTGATTTTTGTCAATGACGGTAGTGGCGATAAAACGTTAGAGAGTATTAAATCATTTGCACAACATGATGCACGTGTTAAATATATTAGCTTTAGTCGAAATTTTGGAAAAGAAAGTGCCATGCTTGCTGGGTTGAAAGCATGCAGGGGTGATGTTGCTGTTATAATGGACGCTGATTTACAACACCCACCAATGCTCATTAAAGACATGCTGAAAAAATATGACGAAGGGTATGATCAAGTGATTGCCACGCGGACGCGTACGGGGGATAGTGCGCCAAAGACGTTTTTTTCAAAATGGTATTATCGTTTAGTCAATCGTTTAACGGATGTTGAAATGAAAGACGGTGCGGGGGATTTTCGATTGTTGTCGAGTCGTGTGATTCAATCGTTAGTAGATTTGCCGGAGTACAATCGTTTTTCAAAAGGTTTGTTTTCATGGGTTGGGTATAATAAATATTATTTACCTTATGAAAATGTGGAACGTGCGGCAGGCGCTTCTAAATTTTCATTGAAAAGTTTATTAAATTACGGGGTACAAGGCATTCTATCTTTCAACGATAAACCGCTACGCATGTGTGTAAAACTAGGTTTATTCATCTTGTCGTTATGTATTGTGTATATTGTTGCGATGGTTGTTGAATTTTTTACAAAAGGCGTATCCTCAAACGGTTATTTCACAACAATGACCGCCATTCTATTGATTGGTGGTGTTCAACTGCTATCGATTGGTGTGTTAGGGGAATATATCGGAAAAATTTATTATGAAGTTAAAAAGCGTCCGCATTACATTATTGAAGAAAGTAATGTCGACAAATCTTAA
- a CDS encoding NAD(P)/FAD-dependent oxidoreductase → MVELYDITIIGAGPSGLFAAFYAHLRQAKVKLIDTLHQVGGQPGMLYPEKNILDIPAFANITGAQLVDQLSEQLNRFETTICLNETVEMIEQQNNYFVLQTNKTQHFSKTVIIALGAGAFKPRTLNLPGMDTYRNIHYYVSNLQQYANQNIVILGGGDSAVDWSLAFHDIGANTTIVHRRETFRALEHSVEQLNDAAITQYKPYVPVALHGTGDVLERITLEHVKTKETMDIPVDHLFVNYGFSSSVGNLKSWGLDLNRSLINVDMTQQTSIPGIYAIGDCCVHDGKVELIATGFGEAPIAVNHAMHFINPNERIQPMHSTSL, encoded by the coding sequence ATTGTGGAATTATACGATATTACAATTATTGGTGCGGGACCTAGTGGATTATTCGCTGCGTTTTACGCACATTTACGACAAGCAAAAGTCAAATTGATTGATACGTTGCATCAAGTCGGCGGTCAACCCGGTATGCTTTATCCAGAAAAAAATATTTTAGACATTCCCGCTTTTGCCAACATTACGGGCGCACAGCTAGTAGATCAGTTGAGCGAACAATTAAATCGATTTGAAACAACCATCTGTTTAAATGAAACCGTCGAAATGATTGAACAACAAAATAATTATTTCGTATTACAAACGAATAAAACACAACATTTTAGTAAAACCGTCATCATCGCTCTAGGTGCAGGTGCTTTTAAACCGCGCACACTGAATTTACCCGGTATGGATACTTACCGCAACATTCACTATTACGTTTCTAATTTACAGCAGTACGCTAATCAAAACATTGTCATTCTAGGTGGTGGCGACTCTGCTGTGGATTGGTCACTCGCCTTTCACGATATCGGTGCCAACACCACCATCGTGCATCGTCGCGAAACGTTTAGAGCATTGGAGCATAGTGTTGAGCAACTCAATGACGCGGCGATTACGCAATACAAGCCTTACGTGCCCGTTGCCTTACACGGAACTGGTGATGTGTTGGAGCGTATCACTTTAGAGCATGTGAAAACCAAAGAAACGATGGATATCCCAGTTGATCACTTGTTTGTCAATTACGGGTTTAGTTCATCGGTCGGCAATTTAAAATCATGGGGGTTGGATTTAAACCGTTCGCTCATTAACGTCGATATGACACAACAAACCTCGATTCCGGGCATTTACGCCATTGGAGACTGTTGTGTACACGACGGAAAAGTAGAGTTGATTGCCACAGGATTTGGCGAAGCACCGATTGCCGTCAATCACGCCATGCACTTTATCAATCCAAACGAACGCATTCAACCAATGCATAGCACTAGTTTATAA